In one Drosophila pseudoobscura strain MV-25-SWS-2005 chromosome X, UCI_Dpse_MV25, whole genome shotgun sequence genomic region, the following are encoded:
- the LOC4814820 gene encoding period circadian protein, producing MTTKNKKARTRKQSTDWMNHDFRQLIQWYISTHDLVIDTQSAQSNPPKMMYKIYILCLLATAMAAPSPVAEIPVEVELAVKQEAEPELDESRLAGIFVKDGNENGQLRFLASGLTSSSSTTGSTGFNSALNQYITNKQDMLEQLRPSSSGTGTTTGTGTSLVTGTSTSGTGSGLVTTTSNGAIYVNAGGSSSSASSGSSSTNAALNQAIYGASPIADLLPQIVAQGLSTRRRPGNNNIRRRVPNRRRVNKRRGSVNNNNLQRRRRRGNKRGKKKAQVMVVRPNRG from the coding sequence ATGACCACCAAAAATAAGAAAGCGCGAACAAGAAAACAATCCACGGATTGGATGAACCATGATTTCCGTCAACTCATTCAGTGGTATATAAGCACCCATGATCTGGTCATCGATACGCAGTCGGCGCAGAGCAATCCCCCCAAAATGATGtacaaaatttacattttgtgTCTGTTGGCGACGGCCATGGCGGCACCATCTCCTGTAGCCGAAATCCCAGTCGAAGTGGAGCTGGCGGTTAAGCAAGAGGCGGAGCCGGAGCTAGACGAGTCGCGTCTGGCGGGTATCTTTGTGAAGGACGGCAACGAGAACGGACAGCTGCGGTTCCTGGCCTCGGGCCTCACCAGCAGCTCCTCGACCACGGGCAGCACTGGCTTCAACTCGGCCCTGAATCAGTACATCACGAACAAGCAGGATATGCTGGAGCAGCTGCGTCCAAGCAGCTCAGGCACAGGTACCACAACTGGCACGGGCACGTCTCTCGTCACTGGAACCTCCACTAGTGGGACCGGCAGTGGCCTGGTCACGACCACCTCTAATGGTGCCATCTATGTGAATGCGGGTGGCTCCTCGTCGTCCGCATCGTCTGGGTCGTCGAGCACCAATGCGGCCCTCAACCAGGCCATCTATGGGGCCTCGCCCATCGCGGATCTTCTGCCCCAGATCGTGGCGCAGGGGCTCTCGACGCGTCGTCGTcctggcaacaacaacatacgTCGTCGCGTTCCCAATCGCCGTCGTGTCAATAAGCGACGTGGCAgcgtcaacaacaacaatctgCAACGCCGCCGGCGTCGTGGTAACAAGCGGGGCAAGAAGAAGGCCCAGGTGATGGTCGTACGTCCCAATCGCGGTTGA
- the LOC117184379 gene encoding hepatoma-derived growth factor-like has product MNTLSKMAKQETCKSFKIGDLVFAKVRGYKPWPAVITHDVNRKKQYTVSFYGSGQIGYILLKNLTPYLKLKEEYSTEHHLKQADFRRAMIQINEVAEKATTVQQETANNQKQSHPANNKENDMLLLYMPPSKVFGININYNKPKRFENAAAEQSWMDESRKEANLLKLQLLSGQKDPRSLPGRVVAEPSSNETTKQEEVKLREEIKKQETAMFIERNLIQLTGVVRCCLNLRRANLRHCFTILKLLKKLDLTKLMLLRNPQSVETIRSMRRYVGNLKVWKMDASYEAAFKAQAKIIRQEATIIYERFQTVLNLAEGEDFWPDFCNEVKIYKANTKNINPNLRNAMDEATYNNLVEAKQGNTPAPAKE; this is encoded by the exons ATGAATACTTTATCGAAAATGGCTAAGCAAGAAACTTGCAAATCGTTCAAAATTGGCGATTTGGTGTTTGCCAAAGTGCGGGGCTACAAACCATGGCCGGCAGTGATTACCCATGATGTTAATAGGAAGAAGCAGTACACTGTGAGCTTTTATGGCTCGGGACAGATCGGCTACATACTACTGAAAAACCTCACGCCATACCTCAAGCTTAAGGAAGAGTATTCCACTGAACATCACCTGAAGCAAGCCGATTTCCGCAGGGCTATGATACAAATTAATGAAGTGGCCGAGAAGGCGACCACTGTGCAACAAGAAACTGCAAACAACCAAAAGCAATCACACCCAGCAAAC aataaagaaaatgaTATGCTGTTGCTGTATATGCCTCCATCCAAAGTCTTCGGCATCAACATCAACTACAACAAGCCGAAGAGATTTGAAAATGCCGCTGCGGAGCAGTCCTGGATGGATGAGTCGCGTAAAGAGGCCAATCTACTGAAGCTGCAGTTGTTGTCAGGACAAAAAGATCCCAGATCGCTTCCAGGACGTGTCGTCGCTGAACCCTCTTCCAACGAGACGACCAAGCAGGAAGAAGTGAAACTACGAGAGGAGATCAAAAAACAGGAGACAGCTATGTTTATAGAGCGGAACTTAATTCAGCTAACCGGAGTGGTTCGCTGCTGCTTGAACCTGCGTCGAGCTAATTTGAGACATTGCTTTACGATCCTGAAGCTATTAAAAAAATTGGATTTGACCAAGCTAATGCTGCTGCGTAATCCACAAAGTGTGGAAACGATCCGTTCGATGCGACGATATGTGGGAAATTTGAAAGTCTGGAAGATGGACGCCTCCTATGAGGCTGCGTTCAAGGCACAGGCCAAAATCATTCGTCAAGAGGCCACGATCATTTACGAGCGCTTCCAAACGGTGCTCAACTTAGCTGAGGGGGAAGACTTCTGGCCAGATTTCTGCAATGAGGTCAAAATTTACAAGGCCAACACTAAAAACATCAATCCAAATCTACGCAACGCCATGGACGAAGCCACGTATAACAACCTCGTTGAAGCCAAACAAGGGAATACCCCAGCTCCCGCTAAAGAATAG
- the LOC117184376 gene encoding hepatoma-derived growth factor-like: protein MNTLSKMAKQETCKSFKIGDLVFAKVRGYKPWPAVITHDVNRKKQYTVSFYGSGQIGYILLKNLTPYLKLKEEYSTEHHLKQADFRRAMIQINEVAEKATTVQQETANNQKQSHPANNKENDMLLLYMPPSKVFGININYNKPKRFENAAAEQSWMDESRKEANLLKLQLLSGQKDPRSLPGRVVAEPSSNETTKQEEVKLREEIKKQETAMFIERNLIQLTGVVRCCLNLRRANLRHCFTILKLLKKLDLTKLMLLRNPQSVETIRSMRRYVGNLKVWKMDASYEAAFKAQAKIIRQEATIIYERFQTVLNLAEGEDFWPDFCNEVKIYKANTKNINPNLRNAMDEATYNNLVEAKQGNTPAPAKE, encoded by the exons ATGAATACTTTATCGAAAATGGCTAAGCAAGAAACTTGCAAATCGTTCAAAATTGGCGATTTGGTGTTTGCCAAAGTGCGGGGCTACAAACCATGGCCGGCAGTGATTACCCATGATGTTAATAGGAAGAAGCAGTACACTGTGAGCTTTTATGGCTCGGGACAGATCGGCTACATACTACTGAAAAACCTCACGCCATACCTCAAGCTTAAGGAAGAGTATTCCACTGAACATCACCTGAAGCAAGCCGATTTCCGCAGGGCTATGATACAAATTAATGAAGTGGCCGAGAAGGCGACCACTGTGCAACAAGAAACTGCAAACAACCAAAAGCAATCACACCCAGCAAAC aataaagaaaatgaTATGCTGTTGCTGTATATGCCTCCATCCAAAGTCTTCGGCATCAACATCAACTACAACAAGCCGAAGAGATTTGAAAATGCCGCTGCGGAGCAGTCCTGGATGGATGAGTCCCGTAAAGAGGCCAATCTACTGAAGCTGCAGTTGTTGTCAGGACAAAAAGATCCCAGATCGCTTCCAGGACGTGTCGTCGCTGAACCCTCTTCCAACGAGACGACCAAGCAGGAAGAAGTGAAACTACGAGAGGAGATCAAAAAACAGGAGACAGCTATGTTTATAGAGCGGAACTTAATTCAGCTAACCGGAGTGGTTCGCTGCTGCTTGAACCTGCGTCGAGCTAATTTGAGACATTGCTTTACGATCCTGAAGCTATTAAAAAAATTGGATTTGACCAAGCTAATGCTGCTGCGTAATCCACAAAGTGTGGAAACGATCCGTTCGATGCGACGATATGTGGGAAATTTGAAAGTCTGGAAGATGGACGCCTCCTATGAGGCTGCGTTCAAGGCACAGGCCAAAATCATTCGTCAAGAGGCCACGATCATTTACGAGCGCTTCCAAACGGTGCTCAACTTAGCTGAGGGGGAAGACTTCTGGCCAGATTTCTGCAATGAGGTCAAAATTTACAAGGCCAACACTAAAAACATCAATCCAAATCTACGCAACGCCATGGACGAAGCCACGTATAACAACCTCGTTGAAGCCAAACAAGGGAATACCCCAGCTCCCGCTAAAGAATAG
- the LOC117184377 gene encoding hepatoma-derived growth factor-like, with protein sequence MNTLSKMAKQETCKSFKIGDLVFAKVRGYKPWPAVITHDVNRKKQYTVSFYGSGQIGYILLKNLTPYLKLKEEYSTEHHLKQADFRRAMIQINEVAEKATTVQQETANNQKQSHPANNKENDMLLLYMPPSKVFGININYNKPKRFENAAAEQSWMDESRKEANLLKLQLLSGQKDPRSLPGRVVAEPSSNETTKQEEVKLREEIKKQETAMFIERNLIQLAGVVRCCLNLRRANLRHCFTILKLLKKLDLTKLMLLRNPQSVETIRSMRRYVGNLKVWKMDASDEAAFNAQAEIIRQEATIIYERFQTVLNLAAGEDFWPDFCNEVKIYKANTKNINPNLRNAMDEATYNNLVEAKQGNTPAPAKE encoded by the exons ATGAATACTTTATCGAAAATGGCTAAGCAAGAAACTTGCAAATCGTTCAAAATTGGCGATTTGGTGTTTGCCAAAGTGCGGGGCTACAAACCATGGCCGGCAGTGATTACCCATGATGTTAATAGGAAGAAGCAGTACACTGTGAGCTTTTATGGCTCGGGACAGATCGGCTACATACTACTGAAAAACCTCACGCCATACCTCAAGCTTAAGGAAGAGTATTCCACTGAACATCACCTGAAGCAAGCCGATTTCCGCAGGGCTATGATACAAATTAATGAAGTGGCCGAGAAGGCGACCACTGTGCAACAAGAAACTGCAAACAACCAAAAGCAATCACACCCAGCAAAC aataaagaaaatgaTATGCTGTTGCTGTATATGCCTCCATCCAAAGTCTTCGGCATCAACATCAACTACAACAAGCCGAAGAGATTTGAAAATGCCGCTGCGGAGCAGTCCTGGATGGATGAGTCGCGTAAAGAGGCCAATCTACTGAAGCTGCAGTTGTTGTCAGGACAAAAAGATCCCAGATCGCTTCCAGGACGTGTCGTCGCTGAACCCTCTTCCAACGAGACGACCAAGCAGGAAGAAGTGAAACTACGAGAGGAGATCAAAAAACAGGAGACAGCTATGTTTATAGAGCGGAACTTAATTCAGCTAGCCGGAGTGGTTCGCTGCTGCTTGAACCTGCGTCGAGCTAATTTGAGACATTGCTTTACGATCCTGAAGCTATTAAAAAAATTGGATTTGACCAAGCTAATGCTGCTGCGTAATCCACAAAGTGTGGAAACGATCCGTTCGATGCGACGATATGTGGGAAATTTGAAAGTCTGGAAGATGGACGCCTCCGATGAGGCTGCGTTCAATGCACAGGCCGAAATCATTCGTCAAGAGGCCACGATCATTTACGAGCGCTTCCAAACGGTGCTCAACTTAGCTGCGGGGGAAGACTTCTGGCCAGATTTCTGCAATGAGGTCAAAATTTACAAGGCCAACACTAAAAACATCAATCCAAATCTACGCAACGCCATGGACGAAGCCACGTATAACAACCTCGTTGAAGCCAAACAAGGGAATACCCCAGCTCCCGCTAAAGAATAG